The following coding sequences are from one Anabas testudineus chromosome 16, fAnaTes1.2, whole genome shotgun sequence window:
- the LOC113170457 gene encoding uncharacterized protein LOC113170457: MMGKTFALRRLEVVHDAPMVADFKARWPGLLSVREVNAEFKRITTVQLQSKFFHQLDALSEKLMKVFARKGGVLGKRIKTIMVPMTQVESIDIRRECILRALAVYLNEDPEKLIKDYRSDDLGIEQEMAETVFGIYLIRHEGADPDDDPEDVGITLEGVKVLSGLRNIPLAIVMFFGLIYALNIDYPPDLTYTFEALQKIIMAMEGNRLSKKVQTLKTLLAR, encoded by the exons ATGATGGGCAAGACTTTTGCACTCAGACGTCTGGAGGTAGTCCACGATGCACCCATGGTAGCGGATTTCAAAGCAAGGTGGCCAGGCCTCCTCAGTGTGAGGGAA GTGAATGCAGAATTCAAGAGGATAACCACAGTTCAGCTGCAATCCAAGTTCTTCCATCAACTTGATGCACTGTCTGAAAAACTGATGAAGGTGTTCGCCAGGAAAGGAGGAGTCCTCGGAAAAAGGATAAAGACAATAATGGTCCCAATGACTCAG GTTGAAAGCATTGATATAAGGCGAGAATGCATCCTCAGAGCGTTGGCTGTATACCTCAATGAAGATCCAGAGAAGTTAATCAAAGATTACAGG AGTGATGATCTGGGCATCGAACAGGAAATGGCAGAAACAGTGTTTGGGATATATCTGATTCGACACGAGGGTGCAGACCCTGATGACGACCCTGAGGATGTAGGAATAACTTTGGAGGGAGTCAAGGTACTGAGTGGTTTAAGAAACATCCCACTGGCCATCGTCATGTTTTTTGGACTCATTTATGCACTGAACATTGATTACCCTCCTGACTTGACATACACATTTGAAGCTTTGCAGAAAATTATAATGGCAATGGAAGGAAACAGGCTGTCCAAAAAAGTACAAACTCTCAAAACATTGCTGGCACGTTAA